The following DNA comes from Chitinophaga nivalis.
TTTTATACCGTCCCTGCAGCTGCTGGCTGATACGGCCGCCCACACTGTTTTTCAGGCTGGTGAGGGAGCCGGTCATATTCAAGGATGTTTTACCGGAGAGGATCTTGTCGGTAGCAGGGGAAGCGGTGATAAAGTTGATCAATCCGCCGGTGGCGCCGTTGCCGTAGATGGCGGTGGCGCCTTTTACGACTTCTACGCTGCCTACTACGGCAGGATCGATGGCGCGCAGGTCTACTTCCGCATTGCGGAGCGGGGTAGATTGCGGGATCCCGTCTATCATCACCAATACCGCGCGACCCCGTAGTCCCTGGCCTACATTGCTGTTGGTTTGTGCGCCGGGCGCCATGCCAGGCACTTCGCGGGTCAGGATGTCGGTAAAGTCGGTGTTGATGGCCATATCATTTTCCAGTGTTTTCCGGTTGATGATGGTCACGGAAGACGGTACATTGTCCAGGGTTACCGGTTTGCGGCTGGCAGTCACCACTACTTCGCCCAGGGCGCGGGTGGCGGCTGTTTGCAGCCGGGTGGTGTCACTGTTTTTTTTTCCTGGTGCGGGAGGTTGCTGTGCCAGCAGGGGAGTGGTGATACCCAGTCCGGATAAGAGACACAGGCAAATGCCTTTGTGGATGGTGTTGCTCATGATGAAGATGCGACAGCTATTATTTGTAATGATTTCGGTGATACAGCGGGTATATGCAAGCCTGCTGTTGTTTTCAGTGATGACGGTTTTTTTAGCGGAGCGAAATTAGGTAAAAGCGGGATGGATGGTTTACGCCATCCGGAAAATTTTCCGGATGGGCATAGGGGATAAAACAAAAAGGCCTCCGTGATATCACGGAGGCCTTTCTTATGTAGTTGGTAAACTATTATTTGAAGATGTATCTGATACCAACCTGGCTTTGCCAACGAGCGGTCTGTAAACCGATATCATCGATCTGTGCAACCGTTTTGTTTTTCTCAGCAGGGCCGGTGTAGTTGAATTTAGGTGTAGTACCGTTTGCTTCGAAACCTACGAAGTCGATCAGGCCATAGTTGTTGTAGCTCATACCCTGACGTGCGGTGTACATTCTACCCCATTCTTTGTTCAGGAGGTTACCGAGGTTGAATACATCAAAGGTCAGCTGCAGGATATGTTTGCTGCCGTTTCTTTGTTTGATGTAGAAATCCTGTGCAACGTGTAAGTCGAAGATGTGGGTGAACGGAGTTCTTACACCGTTTCTTTCAACGTATTCACCTCTGCGGCTGCTCAGGTATTTATCGTTTTCGATAAAGCTATTCAGTCTGTTCCACTGGTCTTCTTTGGTAACAGTGCTACCATCTTTCGCTTTGTAATCAACGAGGTTGATTTCAGCTGCACTTCTTGGAATGTACATGATGCTCAGACCAGCATCACCACTACCTGGTAAATCTTTGTTGATGTTCTGGTTACCGGCATTGTCTCTGTAACCGTAAGAGAAGCGGTCACCAGCCTGGCCGGTGTAGAACAGGCTCACGGTAGTACCCATGAAACCAGCATATTCTTTCTTATAGGAAACGTTGGCAACGATTCTGGAACCTGCGTCATAGATAGAGTAAGCAAGATCCAGGTCGTTTTTACCTCTTACGTTTGGCATACGCCATTGGGAAGAGTTCTGAGAAGACTGACCATCATTCAGACCTTTAGCACGGCTGAAGGTATAGGCGAGGCTTGCGCTCAGGCCATAGTTGAATGATTTCTGTAACTGAGCAGTCAGGTTATAGGAGAAACCTTTGTTGGTATTTTCTGCGTAGTAAACGTTAGGATATGCACCCAGTACGTCTGTACCCAGTTTTTTGTATAAAGGACGGTGATCATCGCCGCTACCGGTTAACGTTTCGCCGCTTTTTACGTAAGCGAGGTTATAGTAGTTAACGTTGTTCAGTGTTTTGGTATAGATACCTTCTAAGGTACCCAGTAAACCCCATGGGAGTTTTCTGTCAATAGCGAGGCTGGTTCTGAAAACCTGCGGGAATTTGAAGTTTTTGGCAAACAGGTCGATCTGACCGGAAGGAACAGCCGTGATAGAAGGCTGGCGATCGTATTCCGGAATAAAGCTGATCGGCTGGTTGGTAGGTGACGTTGGTTTGGATGCATCGTATCTGTAATCCAGTTCACCCAGGGTAACACCGTTGTTGTTGTAGATACCACCTACCCATACGAATGGAATACGGCTGGTAAAGATACCGGCACCACCACGGATCTGTGTACGCTGATCTCCGGTTACGTCCCAGTTAAAGGCGATACGTGGAGAGAGCAGGATTTTGCTGTCTGGTTTTCCACCGGTACGTGCACCTTTTACATCCCATCCTGCAGCTTCCAGTTTAGGCAGTACATTTTCGTTGAAACCGGTATTTTCACGTGGTTTGTCCAGGAAGATCGGGAGATCTGCACGGATACCATATGATAATTTGAAGTTGTCGGTGATCTGGTAGTCATCCTGTGCATAAACGCTCAGCTGCATAGCTTTCAGTTTGGCAGCAGCATCTGTTTTATCGCCTACGCCATTATCAACAGCAGAGAAAGTACGCTGTAAACGGGTAGGTGATTTACCGTCCAGGAAGTCCTGGATGTTTGCATAGGTATAAGCACCAAAGTTGTTACGGATAAACACGTTGTTCAGGTTATAGAACTCGTTGTTGGTACCGATGGTGATGGTGTGTTTACCTTTATACAGTTCGAAGTTATCGGTTAAAGTATAAACATTCTGTGCCAGGAGGTTGGCAGCGGAGAAGGCTTCAGAACCAAATCCTACGGATTCCTTGGTGAAGAATACGTTCGGGAATGGGTTGCCCATTACGCTACGGTCGTCACGAACAATGTTCACACCAACGAGGAGGGAGTTGGAAGCCTTGTTACCAAACAGGCTTTTCAGCTCGGCAGTCGTAGCGTTGGTAGTAGAAGGGAAGTACACACCTCTGTTGGCAAACTGAATAGTAGTTGCGCTGGAGTTGGCAGGGCTGGTACTTACACCTCTGGTGTATTGGTGACGGATGGTGAATTTATGTACGCTGTTGATGTTCCAGTCTAAACGCAGAAACAGTTTGGTACCGTTTACTTTACGTACGTTATCGAGGTAACCGCCCGGATCGTAACCCATTTTCATGAGTTTATCGGAGAGTTGACCCAGCAGTGCTTCAGAAGCAGCAGTTGCTTTTGGCGTACCGTCTGTATTTCTGGAGTAGGTATCAAATTTGAAGTTCTGAGGGGTTTCATCATTCTGGAATTCTGCGTTGAAGAAGTAGAACAGTTTATTCTTGATGATGGGACCACCTACGCGTAAACCGTAAGTCTGGGAAGTGAAGTTCGCCAGTTTGGTACGGGTTACATCTTTCAGGTTGGTTGGTGTTTTACCGGCCAGGTCCTGGTTACGGAAGAAATAGTATGCAGAACCTTCTACGTTGTTGGTACCACTACGGGTTACCGCGTTGATGGAACCACCGGCGAAACCGCCTTGTTTAACGTCGAAAGGAGAAACGTTGATGTTGATCTGATCGATGATATCCACGCTGAAAGGAGAGATACCGATCTGGCCACCGTTAGCGCCGTTGTCGGACAAACCAAACACGTCGTTTTGCACCGCACCATCTACGAAGATAGCGTTGTAACGGCTGTTGGTACCGGCAATGGAGATACCGTTGTTACCACTACCATCTTTGGTCAGTCTGGCCTGAGGGGTCAGACGTGCAAAGTCGGTGTAGTTACGGCCTACAGTTGGCAATGACTCAATCTGGGAACGGCTTACAACAGTTTGTGCGCCTTTGCGGTTAGCGTTGAACGCACTGTTGCGTTGTCCAACTACTTCTACCTGTTTGATCTCCCGGCTTTTGTCAGACAATTTTGCATTCAGTCTGAGTGCCTGACCCAGTGCGAGGGTGACATTCTCCTGGGTAAATTCGTTGAATCCGATATAGGAAATACTTACTTTGTATGGTCCGCCTACGTTCATGTTGGGCAAACGATAAAAGCCTTCCGGATCAGTGGTTGTACCGTATTTGGTACCTGATGGAAGATGAATCGCAACAACTGTTGCGCCGGGCAGACCTACGTTGTCTGTACCGGTTACCTTACCGTTCAGACCCGATGTGGTAACCTGAGCATAGGTAAGGAAAGTTGACAATAACAATGAGAAGGTAAAGAGTAATTTTCTAAATCCCATGATTTGAGAAGTTTGTTTCATGGCGCAAAGTTGCTTAATTTTCCTGTCATAAATTTAACTCCACATTAACAAATTGTTAAGCCCCCTGTGAATAACTCGCACAACGCAATAAAAATTGGATGGAATTCACTGTAATGGCTGATAACAGGAGTAATTTTCAAGAAAAAGAAGAAAATTTAGCATTCGTCAAATTGCTCATTTTGCTAATTAATGAAACCGGCGCAGGCAGTGAACTTAACAGGGGTTTAATTGTATAATTGATATTTTATTTTAAATATATGTTAAGTGTTAACGTTTATATAATAATTAACACAATGTCCACATTTCTTTAACAAAATCCGCACGTGTATCGGAACCTGCATTTTAACAGGTATAAGTCGTAACTTTGCGCAATTCAATATTTGACCAGGAGGGAATATAATATGTTAGATAAAATAGAAGCAGCAATAGAAGATATAAAGAACGGTAAACTGGTAATCGTAGTAGATGATGAAGACCGCGAGAATGAAGGAGACTTTATCACCGCCGCACGTAACGTCACACCCGAGATCATCAACTTTATGAGTACGCATGGCCGTGGCCTGATCTGCGCGCCATTGGCGGAGGAGCGCTGCGAAGAGCTGGGGCTGGAGCTGATGGTTCGTGATAACACGGCACTACACCAAACACCATTCACTGTATCTATTGATCTGCTGGGACACGGTTGTACTACCGGTATATCTGCCCACGACAGAGCCAAAACAGTACAAGCCCTGATTGATCCTGCCACCCGGCCGGAAGATCTTGGAAAACCAGGGCATATCTTTCCATTAAAAGCCAAATCGGCCGGCGTATTACGCCGGGCAGGCCATACAGAAGCTACCATTGACCTGGCCAGACTGGCCGGTTTCGAGCCAGCCGGTGTACTGGTGGAAATCATGAATGAAGATGGCTCCATGGCACGCCTCCCGCAGTTACGGGAAATTGCCACTAAGTTCGATCTGAAACTCATTTCCATCCAGGACCTGATCACCTACATGCTCAGTACTGAAACATTGATTGAAGAAGGAGTACGCGTGCAAATGCCTACTAAATACGGCAACTTTGAACTCATCGCCTTCAAACAAATCAACTCCGGCGAAATCCATATGGCCCTGAAAAAAGGCGACTGGACACCGGATGAACCAGTACTGGTACGGGTACACTCCTCCTGTGTAACCGGCGATATCCTCCATTCACTCCGTTGCGATTGCGGTGAACAACTGCACGCTTCCATGCAAATGGTGGAGAAAGAAGGGAAAGGCCTTATATTATATATGAACCAGGAAGGCCGCGGCATCGGCTTGATGAATAAATTAAAAGCCTACAAACTCCAGGAAGAAGGCCTCGATACCGTGGAAGCGAATCTGGAACTGGGCTTTAAAATGGATGAACGTGATTACGGCGTAGGCGCCCAGATCCTTCGTCATCTCAACATCTGCAAGTTGCGCCTGATTACCAATAATCCCCGCAAAAGAGCCGGTCTGAGTGGCTATGGCCTGGAAGTAATAGAAAACGTGCCCATCGAAATTCATCCCAACCCGCACAATGAAAATTACCTGCGGACCAAACGGGATAAATTAGGACACGAAATCCTGAAAGGATAATCAGGTACATCGTATCTCCCGATATTTTTTAACGGCTATCACACCACTGATCAGTGGCGTGATAGCCGTTTGTTATTAACCCTTTCCTGCAGCTCCTGATTTTGTGTTATCAATAATATTACTTAAATTCATGATAATAAGCAATCGATTGCATATGCCCGTTATCTGAATCGAAAACCTCAAAAAATTTACCTGATGAAATCTCCCGTCAGCCTGCCTTCGCCTGTAAGGCAATGGCAACTTTATGCTAAAACAGCAGCCGGTGTATGCTGTTGTCTGTTATCCGTTTTTTCCGGTAAGGCGCAGGTGACCCTCACCGCCGATGGTCCGGGCAGCACCTACGAACGGATAGAGAGTGTGCTGGGAAAAGGCACTGCCAGCGAAGTACCGGATTGTGGCCACCAGGCCTTCGGCCGGCACATCACCGAAGTATTTGACACAGACCTGAACAAAAATGTCTTTGTCTTTCATATCCACACGACGCCGGATGATGACCGTTGCGGTTCCAACACAGACCGGCAGCGGAATGAAATCAAAACATTCAATCCATCGCCGGATAATGTAAAGGCAACCTACGGTGAAACGGTTACCTATCGCTGGAAATTTAAAATAGATGCAGGATTTATTCCGACTTCCGGCTTCTGTCACCTGCACCAGATCAAAGCCGGAGATGGCGACGATGGTTCTCCGCTGATGACGCTCACCCCCCGCGCCGGCAACCCGCAGAAAATGCAGGTCATCTATACACCCGGTACCGGCAAACCCGGTGGCGGCGAAAAGGCACAGGCTCCGCTGTCGGCTTTTAAAGGCACCTGGGTGGAAGTAACAGAGAAAATCAAGTACACCACTACGGGCACCTACCAGATTACCGTTAAAAAGGTAAGCGATGGTACCACGCTGCTGACCTACACCAATAATAACATAGATATGTGGCGGGATGGTACTACCTTCTGCCGCCCCAAATGGGGAATCTATCGCAAACTGGTGAGCGGCATGCGGGATGAGCAGGTACGTTTCGCTGATTTCTGTATTGCAGAAGGGAATGCTACCTGTGGCAGCAGTCCGGCTCCGGCCGCAGCTACCACCGCGGATGCTACAGCCTCCGCGCCGGCTGTACAGATCGAAGTAACCCCGGCATCGCCGCAAATCACGGCTATCAGCCTGGTACTGGCTACGCAGGGCGCTACCCGGCTTACCGTACAGGATAAAAACGGACAGGAAGTAGCCCGGCTGCTGGATGCCAATCTGGAAGCGGGTACCCACCAGATTTCGCTGGATACCGGTAACCTGCCTGCGGGGAACTATGCCATAAAAGTGACACATAACGACAACAGCTATACGAAAGTATTGCCGGTGAAGCCGTAAACACAACAGCCGGTAAGTGCGTGCTTTTTCGCGCTTGCCGGCTGTATATATTATTATATAAGGAGCTGCTTAACGGGTACCTGTGGTATCTTTTTTCACAGGCACAGTGTCTTTCTCTTCCTTAGGCAGGGCTTTCCGCAGGGAATCCTGGAGTGGCGTCCGTTTACGGTTGTTGAAGAGTTCACTGAAACGATTGTATTCCCGGATATAGGAAATACCCACACCGGATTTGGTCCGGTTATTCAGGTTGTAGATATCATAATCTGATTTGCTGAATGCATTGATACGGAAACGACCATCAGGCGTCAGCAGGTATTCGATACGGAAGTCACCCGCAAACCGGTTGGAGCTGGCAGAAGTAGCCGTTTTCCCCCAGTCATAGTCGCCCCCTGCATACAGCCGGAAACGGTTGTTGAACAACGTGCTGGTAATACCGGCACTTACCTGGTTACGGTCTACGGAAGCATTATCCTGACTACCTACGTTATAGGCACGATAGTTTACATTCACCCCAATACCGCTGCCTTTCAGCAGGGCGCTGGTGATATTGTTGAGGATCGCAGAAGCCTGGGCAGACAATGCCTGGCCCACACTGTTCTTACCCGTAATACCCACGTTGCCGACGTTGGTAGTGGCATCGTCCGGG
Coding sequences within:
- a CDS encoding TonB-dependent receptor, giving the protein MGFRKLLFTFSLLLSTFLTYAQVTTSGLNGKVTGTDNVGLPGATVVAIHLPSGTKYGTTTDPEGFYRLPNMNVGGPYKVSISYIGFNEFTQENVTLALGQALRLNAKLSDKSREIKQVEVVGQRNSAFNANRKGAQTVVSRSQIESLPTVGRNYTDFARLTPQARLTKDGSGNNGISIAGTNSRYNAIFVDGAVQNDVFGLSDNGANGGQIGISPFSVDIIDQININVSPFDVKQGGFAGGSINAVTRSGTNNVEGSAYYFFRNQDLAGKTPTNLKDVTRTKLANFTSQTYGLRVGGPIIKNKLFYFFNAEFQNDETPQNFKFDTYSRNTDGTPKATAASEALLGQLSDKLMKMGYDPGGYLDNVRKVNGTKLFLRLDWNINSVHKFTIRHQYTRGVSTSPANSSATTIQFANRGVYFPSTTNATTAELKSLFGNKASNSLLVGVNIVRDDRSVMGNPFPNVFFTKESVGFGSEAFSAANLLAQNVYTLTDNFELYKGKHTITIGTNNEFYNLNNVFIRNNFGAYTYANIQDFLDGKSPTRLQRTFSAVDNGVGDKTDAAAKLKAMQLSVYAQDDYQITDNFKLSYGIRADLPIFLDKPRENTGFNENVLPKLEAAGWDVKGARTGGKPDSKILLSPRIAFNWDVTGDQRTQIRGGAGIFTSRIPFVWVGGIYNNNGVTLGELDYRYDASKPTSPTNQPISFIPEYDRQPSITAVPSGQIDLFAKNFKFPQVFRTSLAIDRKLPWGLLGTLEGIYTKTLNNVNYYNLAYVKSGETLTGSGDDHRPLYKKLGTDVLGAYPNVYYAENTNKGFSYNLTAQLQKSFNYGLSASLAYTFSRAKGLNDGQSSQNSSQWRMPNVRGKNDLDLAYSIYDAGSRIVANVSYKKEYAGFMGTTVSLFYTGQAGDRFSYGYRDNAGNQNINKDLPGSGDAGLSIMYIPRSAAEINLVDYKAKDGSTVTKEDQWNRLNSFIENDKYLSSRRGEYVERNGVRTPFTHIFDLHVAQDFYIKQRNGSKHILQLTFDVFNLGNLLNKEWGRMYTARQGMSYNNYGLIDFVGFEANGTTPKFNYTGPAEKNKTVAQIDDIGLQTARWQSQVGIRYIFK
- a CDS encoding bifunctional 3,4-dihydroxy-2-butanone-4-phosphate synthase/GTP cyclohydrolase II, which gives rise to MLDKIEAAIEDIKNGKLVIVVDDEDRENEGDFITAARNVTPEIINFMSTHGRGLICAPLAEERCEELGLELMVRDNTALHQTPFTVSIDLLGHGCTTGISAHDRAKTVQALIDPATRPEDLGKPGHIFPLKAKSAGVLRRAGHTEATIDLARLAGFEPAGVLVEIMNEDGSMARLPQLREIATKFDLKLISIQDLITYMLSTETLIEEGVRVQMPTKYGNFELIAFKQINSGEIHMALKKGDWTPDEPVLVRVHSSCVTGDILHSLRCDCGEQLHASMQMVEKEGKGLILYMNQEGRGIGLMNKLKAYKLQEEGLDTVEANLELGFKMDERDYGVGAQILRHLNICKLRLITNNPRKRAGLSGYGLEVIENVPIEIHPNPHNENYLRTKRDKLGHEILKG
- a CDS encoding heparin lyase I family protein, yielding MKSPVSLPSPVRQWQLYAKTAAGVCCCLLSVFSGKAQVTLTADGPGSTYERIESVLGKGTASEVPDCGHQAFGRHITEVFDTDLNKNVFVFHIHTTPDDDRCGSNTDRQRNEIKTFNPSPDNVKATYGETVTYRWKFKIDAGFIPTSGFCHLHQIKAGDGDDGSPLMTLTPRAGNPQKMQVIYTPGTGKPGGGEKAQAPLSAFKGTWVEVTEKIKYTTTGTYQITVKKVSDGTTLLTYTNNNIDMWRDGTTFCRPKWGIYRKLVSGMRDEQVRFADFCIAEGNATCGSSPAPAAATTADATASAPAVQIEVTPASPQITAISLVLATQGATRLTVQDKNGQEVARLLDANLEAGTHQISLDTGNLPAGNYAIKVTHNDNSYTKVLPVKP